A region from the Lysobacter antibioticus genome encodes:
- a CDS encoding nuclear transport factor 2 family protein, whose translation MDTQQIANRYVELCRAGKHEQIQDELYADDAVSIEAPGRQDGSLGNVEGLAAIRQKGRDFMADVIEIHDSWCSDPAVGGDWFSLAMSIDATYKSMGRMPMAEVAVYKVRDGKIVHEQFFYG comes from the coding sequence ATGGACACCCAACAGATCGCCAACCGCTATGTCGAGCTGTGCCGCGCAGGCAAGCACGAACAGATCCAGGACGAGCTCTACGCCGACGACGCCGTCAGCATCGAGGCGCCCGGCCGTCAGGACGGTTCGCTCGGAAACGTCGAGGGACTGGCAGCAATCCGTCAGAAGGGCCGCGACTTCATGGCCGATGTGATCGAGATCCACGACAGCTGGTGCAGCGACCCGGCCGTCGGCGGCGACTGGTTCAGCCTGGCCATGAGCATCGATGCCACCTACAAGAGCATGGGCCGCATGCCGATGGCCGAGGTCGCGGTGTACAAGGTGCGCGACGGCAAGATCGTGCACGAGCAGTTCTTCTACGGCTGA